The DNA sequence atgtgggcgtggcttacgcatgcgttcgcttctgcatgcgagcacacagggacaggggcgctttaaattttttttttttttttttattgttcattttactttatttattttagtttgatcacttttattcctattacaaggaatgtaaacatcccttgtaataggaatatggcatgacaggtcctctttacagtgagatatggggtcaataagactccacatctcacctctaggctgggaagcctgaaataataaaaaaaaaacgatcctggcttcgaacGTAGCGGTGAGTCggaagaagcaccggagggtggcgggaggggggggagacgtcccctctcgcctcccgtaagaatgatcaagcagtggaacagccgctatgatggttcttatggtgtagggaatcgcctgctgaaaaagctgatatctgaatgatgcctgtagctgcaggcatcattcagatatccccacacaaagtcaaggacgtcgtatgacggtgggcgggaagtggttaaaacacattttttttttttttaacacaaagttgtccatttatacaatatttctaacacatagcatgtacataccaaaaatgacaccccaaaatagattctcctacttctcctgagtacggcgataccacgtgtgtgagacttccacagcctggccacatacagaggctgagtacagccgagtatggctgggtatggcagagcattgcggggtattgtggagtattgcggagtattgcggggtattgcggagtattgcagggtattgcggggtattgcagggtattgtggggtattgcagagtattgtagggtattgcagagcattgcaggctattgcagagtattgcacagggtattgcagagtattgcgcagggtattgcagagttttgcacagggtattgcagagtattgcacagggtattgcagagggtATTGtacagggtattgtggagtattgcacaggatattgcagagtagggatgtaccgaaatttcggccaccgaaacatatcggccgaaaatggccctttcggcaaaaagccgaaagagaatttttgctggtactggtcccaaaaatggggcggggcctggtcagggtgccgcctatcagggggacTTCCTATATCTTCCTATATCGTTGAAAGGGGGGAGAGGCCcagccgcctgtttgattacagcgccgggaacatcacagctttaatttcaatagctgtgtgttccccgctgcgcgcgtcacatacagcccctccccctagtCCGGGCAATTTGATAGACAGATCaaccgtccaatcctgggacgggtgatctgtctattaaagttccccggacaagggggaggggctgtatgtgacagcgcacAGCGGGggaacacagctattgaaatgaaagctgtgatgttcccggcgctgtaatcaaacaggcagcggctctcctcgcccttcactggctgcactactggggacactggctgccctactggggacactggctgcactactggggacactggttgcgctgcaatggggacactggttgcgctgcaatggggacactggttgtgctgcaatggggacactggctacgctgcaatggggacactggctgccctactgggggcactggctgccctactggggacactggatgcaatggggacactggctggctgcatctgacgagcactggtgaggctgcattgatctcttgtatcatgtccccagtgtctgaccatctcctgtaccatgtctgcagtctctgatcatctcctgtaccatgtctgcagtctctgaccatctcctgtaccatgtcctcagtctctgaccatctcctgtaccatgtcctcagtctctgaccatctcctgtaccatgtccccagtctctgaccatctcctgtaccatgtccccagtctctgaccatctcctgtaccatgtcgccagtcactgaccatctcctgtatcatatcatgtccccagtctctgaccatctcctgtaccatgtccccagtctctgaccatctcctgtaccatgtccccagtctctgaccatctcctgtaccatgtcctcagtctctgaccagtCTCAGtctcggcaccaaaaaacccattcggtgcatccctattgcagagtattgcacaaggtatcgcagagtattgcacagggtattttgcagagtattgcacaggatattgcagagtattgcacagggtattgcagagtattgcacaggatattgcagagtattgcacagggtattgcagagtattgcacagggtattgcagagtattgcacagtgtatttctgagcatggatggatggatccatggatgtgactgtatttgtcacagagcagcactgtgggcactacacatccagcccacagcgctgctgccatccgatccctccccctctgtacagatcgatacagagaggggagagaggtcatttgacggagtgatcacatggtaatcaaccgcgatcagcggccgtttacgtgatctgtgatgcgccgggtcctctgtacccgacggtcacggatgttaagtggttaaattctaccaaaagaaagctctatttgtgtgaagaaaattataaaaatgtcacatggttacagtgttgtatgaccacgcaattgtcatgcaaagtgtgacagcgctgaaagctgaaaaatggcatgggcagaaagggggtgaaagtgctctgtattgaggtggttaaatcaaTAACACTTTTGGGGTGCACAGAACTCAGCTGGATCCCCTACATTGGGCTTCATTTTAATGCTCTTTTCATATGTCCTCTCAGACCAGTCCCTGTCCTCGGTAGCGTCTTCTGAGTGAATGGAGGGCTCTCTAATTTTAAAGAGAATGTCTCCGATATGTTTTCTTGGGGGACACCATTCGTCACATACCCAGTATCAAATTTTGTGTACATTTTGTTGTACCCTGAAGTGGCTGTTTATAGTGCCTATTTTATGTACACCTTGCAAGGTTTCTTGGTATCTCAGATGTGACTTATGTTTTTTTTGTAATCTGTTGCTATACATGTGAAGCCTACAATACATTGTATCTGTTACAtaccataaataaaaaaagaatttgcaagatttaatttttacccaacttaaaaaatatatttttttattctgtcttaTTTATAATaaattagaaactgtacaaacaaTGCCACCTAACTGTACATTTCCTTTAAATAAGCTATCGAAAACacttggcatttttatattattacacaCAAGTCTTGACTTTTAGATCTTTCTCAAAACGGTTTGCTTGTCATGTCCTGACCTCAAATTGAAATGGGAAAAGCTTGTCACATTTTGAACATCTAAATAAAATCATCTCTTATGTTTGTTGAAAAAGCATTATTACTGTACATTCAAAACAAATGTGTGGCTTCTCCCATGTGCATTTTGTGGGGGTCCTCTGTTGGGAAGGGAAAGTTGTCCTCCTTGAGAAGAACTTATGTTCTGAGCATCTAATTGGTTTCTGTGTGAGTCCTCTCATGAAAAGCGAGTTGTGAACGAAAATGAAAACATTCTAGGCATTTTGAGCATGAAAATGGTCTTTCCCTTGCGTGAATCCTCTGGTGTTTAAGCAATTCTTGCTTGGTTCGAAAACATATACTACACTTAAGACACtgaaatggcttctctcctgtgtggatCATCAAGTGTTTGTTGAGATTTCCCTTCATCGAGAAGCACTTAGAACATACCAAACATCTAAATGACTTCTCATCTGTGTGGGTTCTCTGATGGATAACCAGGTGTGCTTCAGTTCTAAAAGATTTGGTACACTCGGAACATGAATATCGTCTttctcctgtgtgaatcctctgatgcGGAGTAAGATTTGCCACTTGTGTAAAGCACCGGTCACATTCTAAACATCTAAATGGTTTTTCTCCTGTGTGAGTCCTCTGATGATTAACGAGGTGTGCTTCCATTATTAATGACTTGTGGCACGCAGAACATGAATATGGTTTTTCTCCAGTGTGATTCTTCTGGTGTCGATTAAGATGCGTCTTGTATGTGAAGcacttgtcacattctgaacatatAAATGGTTTatctcctgtgtgagttctctgatggtCTCTGAGCTGTGAATGAAATCTAAAAAACGTGTTGCATTCCATGCAAAAAACTGGCTTTTCTCTCATATGAGTCATCTAAGCCAACTGTATTTTTTTGTTCTGAGTGACCTGTATTCAGGAATTTCTCCGATGTGATACTTCTGGTATATAATCAGCTCCAGTTTGAATCTAAAGCATCTGTCACATGCAAAGCACAAGCTTCTCCTCTGTGTGAATGCTGTGATGGTTAAAGATGGCTGAATTTCTGAGCCATCAATCTCCCTGTGGGgaaaataatatatgtatgtgtTATCATAGAATTTTAGTGACCAAATACCGaccataatacaaaaaaaaaaaacaaaattgcattttTACGGGATTTCActgtttaaaatttaaaaacaccTTCGCACTTTCTGGCTACTATGTTCATTCTTGTCCACATTTGAAGAACAGTGCCTTACACAAAGATTTAGGTCCTATTTCTACAATCAGCGTGCTTTGGGTTAAGGCAGCCCATTATTTCAAATCCATCAAAATGTCCTGAAAACGAGATGCCTCACTACATTTGTAATGCAATGCGCTATGGTGTGTTGCCTTAGTCCATTGGGGAGCAATTTGAAACTGATGGCAACACAACAATGTTTGTTTCGTGTCTTGCTGCATGTTGTGGTAATGGGTGAGGTACCACAACTCAGAGGTGTAATTGGACCTGCACACAATTTAAAAGTTAAAGtttaaagtttaaagtttaaaAATTTAAAGTTTAAAAATCCAAACTTTATTGGTAATCACATAAATACAGGCAACGTGATTTGGAGTATCAAAGCACCCCCTTCCTTAGTGCTTTGGGATAAATAGAGGTCATGTAAAAAGATTTAGTGGTGTCAAGCTAGCCACAAGtgtagaatattatatatatatatatatttttttttttttttttatgtgtacaataaaaaattaaatatcactaataataatattttttccacTCTTCTCTTTCCCGTAGATGGCCAGTGACCACATCAAATAAAGTCCACTGGCCTACAAAAACCTTTGGAATAGTTTAGATGTTTTTGAGtttgaaaaatatatttatgaGATTACTAGAAATGGATTTGTGGACTAGGTAAATATATCGAACATGATTACAGGATATAGTCATACAAATACAGTGGTTTTGTTCGTTACAGATGGAAGTGACTATTCACAATAAAAACACATTTGTCAGAAGCATTGCCAAATCAGCTATAGTTCATAAAACACTATTTATCAAACACCCGATAATTTGGAAACTAAAAATTATACAGAATCCCTGCCAAAACAGAGCTAAAATAATATATATCATCTCACAGAACTGGATAACATATTGATGATAGTTACCTGGAATGGAGCTGTATTGGGACCCCTCAACAGTTCCTTCTTCCATTGATTTGTCTGGGATTCTTTTTACCGAGGGAGCTCAGGCCGCACGTTGGTTTCACTTCACCACCATTCATAAATATAAGGCAGCTTTAGACTGGCTGAAAGTGGTCTATTTAACTTAAGAAAAGTGTGTGTTCAAgagcgttacatagttacatagtaggtgaggtcgaaaaaagacacaagtccatcaagtccaacctatgtgtgtgaatatatgtcagtattacattgtatatccctgtatgttgtggtcgttcaggtgcttatctaacagtttctggaaactatcgatgctccccgctgagaccaccgcctatggaagggaattccacatccttgccgctcttacagtaaacaacCCACTGTGTGGTACACAATTAGGATTTCTTTCTTCAGCCAGGTGATTCCTTAACCCCAAGTAAGTTTAAAAAGTCAGTATGCATGCTTAAAGTGACTCATGAGAAACGTATGCAGGTTGCCATTCTCAAGCTCTCCTTTAAGAGAATTAGTTTTGTGGTTGTCACTGTGATGCTTTGAATTCAGGGCTTTCTAAGTTTAAGAGCTAAAACAAGCATTGAGATAAGGAACCCTGACACTCAGGTTCTTCATCTGTGACactcaggcaactagcatttttctaaaaaaatgcTGATAATGGCAACCAAAGGGCTCATGGATTTATGTGCTTTGCATTTGACATGTACTTGAACACCACAATATCTGCCTATACCTCACCTAAAGGAATAGTTAAACTTCACAAACATTTAGGTTTTAAATACAGA is a window from the Aquarana catesbeiana isolate 2022-GZ linkage group LG03, ASM4218655v1, whole genome shotgun sequence genome containing:
- the LOC141133416 gene encoding uncharacterized protein isoform X2 is translated as MTHMREKPVFCMECNTFFRFHSQLRDHQRTHTGDKPFICSECDKCFTYKTHLNRHQKNHTGEKPYSCSACHKSLIMEAHLVNHQRTHTGEKPFRCLECDRCFTQVANLTPHQRIHTGERRYSCSECTKSFRTEAHLVIHQRTHTDEKSFRCLVCSKCFSMKGNLNKHLMIHTGEKPFQCLKCSICFRTKQELLKHQRIHARERPFSCSKCLECFHFRSQLAFHERTHTETN